In Amycolatopsis solani, a single window of DNA contains:
- the sucD gene encoding succinate--CoA ligase subunit alpha: MAIFLDETSRIVVSGITGSEGAKHTRRMLAAGTTVVGGVNPRKAGQRVELSGRSLPVFGSVAESIASAGADVCVLFVPPPFVADAVIEAVDAGIGLAVVITEGVPVHDSARLWAHAVAAGGRTRIIGPNCPGIISPGRSNAGIIPADITGPGRIGLVSKSGTLTYQLMHELRDTGFSTCVGIGGDPIIGTTHIDAVEAFEKDPETDVIVLIGEIGGDAEERAAEFVRANVSKPVVGYVAGFTAPEGKTMGHAGAIVSGSSGTAAAKKEALEAAGIRVGRTPSETAALVREVLG; the protein is encoded by the coding sequence GTGGCCATCTTCCTGGACGAGACCAGCCGGATCGTCGTCTCCGGCATCACCGGCTCCGAAGGCGCCAAGCACACCCGGCGGATGCTGGCCGCCGGGACGACCGTCGTCGGCGGGGTGAACCCGCGCAAGGCCGGGCAGCGGGTCGAGCTTTCCGGTCGTTCGCTGCCGGTGTTCGGCAGCGTCGCGGAGTCGATCGCGTCGGCGGGCGCCGACGTCTGCGTGCTGTTCGTGCCGCCGCCGTTCGTCGCGGACGCGGTGATCGAGGCGGTGGACGCCGGGATCGGGCTCGCGGTGGTGATCACCGAAGGCGTCCCGGTGCACGATTCCGCGCGGTTGTGGGCGCACGCGGTCGCCGCGGGCGGGCGGACGCGGATCATCGGCCCGAACTGCCCGGGCATCATCTCCCCCGGCCGCTCGAACGCCGGCATCATCCCTGCCGACATCACCGGCCCGGGCCGGATCGGCCTGGTGTCGAAGTCCGGCACGCTGACGTACCAGCTCATGCACGAGCTGCGGGACACCGGGTTCTCGACGTGCGTCGGCATCGGCGGCGACCCGATCATCGGGACGACGCACATCGACGCCGTCGAAGCGTTCGAAAAGGACCCGGAGACCGACGTGATCGTCCTGATCGGCGAAATCGGCGGCGACGCGGAAGAACGCGCCGCGGAGTTCGTGCGGGCCAACGTGTCGAAGCCGGTGGTCGGCTACGTCGCCGGCTTCACCGCGCCGGAAGGCAAGACGATGGGCCACGCGGGCGCGATCGTCTCCGGCTCTTCAGGTACGGCGGCCGCGAAGAAGGAGGCGCTGGAGGCGGCGGGCATCCGCGTCGGCCGCACCCCGAGCGAGACGGCGGCCCTGGTCCGCGAAGTCCTCGGCTGA
- a CDS encoding LysR family transcriptional regulator: protein MELRQLAVVVAVAEEGGFTAAAQRLRTVQSTVSTVVRALERDLGTPLFHRTTHRVALTPAGEAFVPAARAALEAAERARAAVSPVGGCVRVGLCPGLLADSHRLLAKLRHGHPGLAVELRRVRTGEVGCAVAESTVDVVVTALPGGLTTAHASDPAPAADRAATAEPNTARAGDPAHVGPAATPASGPTPATGGTAVAPAAGPRASDGRIFGDGLVTTPLPAEELVLATAPGGSRSAPASLSGLALVDFPPGWAIRDAVDRAFPSRRVTLEVDDLAAAAEIVRAGLAACVLPASAAARFPELTVRRFDRPPPWQLAAVHRSPVDAAVEAVLGQLG from the coding sequence ATGGAACTCCGTCAGCTGGCGGTGGTGGTGGCGGTCGCCGAAGAGGGCGGCTTCACGGCGGCGGCCCAGCGGCTGCGAACGGTGCAGTCGACGGTGTCGACGGTGGTCCGCGCGCTGGAACGGGACCTGGGCACGCCGCTGTTCCACCGCACGACCCACCGAGTGGCCCTGACCCCGGCCGGCGAGGCCTTCGTGCCCGCGGCAAGGGCGGCGTTGGAAGCAGCCGAGCGAGCCCGGGCGGCGGTCTCCCCGGTGGGCGGGTGCGTGCGGGTCGGGCTGTGCCCGGGTTTGCTGGCGGACTCGCACCGGCTGCTGGCGAAGCTGCGGCACGGCCATCCGGGGTTGGCGGTGGAACTGCGCCGCGTGCGGACCGGGGAGGTGGGGTGCGCGGTGGCGGAGTCCACTGTGGACGTGGTGGTGACGGCGCTTCCGGGCGGCCTGACCACCGCGCACGCGAGCGACCCGGCTCCCGCGGCCGACCGCGCTGCCACCGCCGAGCCGAACACCGCGCGCGCAGGCGACCCGGCCCACGTCGGGCCGGCCGCCACTCCCGCGAGCGGCCCGACTCCCGCGACCGGCGGAACTGCTGTCGCGCCCGCCGCCGGGCCGCGCGCCAGCGATGGCCGCATTTTCGGCGACGGGCTCGTCACCACGCCGCTCCCCGCCGAAGAACTCGTTCTCGCCACCGCTCCCGGCGGCTCGCGTTCCGCTCCCGCGAGCCTGTCCGGGCTTGCCCTCGTCGACTTCCCTCCCGGCTGGGCGATCCGCGATGCCGTCGACCGGGCCTTTCCCTCTCGCCGGGTGACCCTCGAAGTCGACGACCTCGCCGCCGCCGCGGAAATCGTGCGGGCCGGGCTGGCCGCCTGCGTGCTGCCCGCCTCCGCGGCCGCGCGGTTTCCCGAGCTCACCGTCCGGCGGTTCGACCGGCCACCGCCCTGGCAGCTCGCCGCCGTGCACCGGAGTCCGGTGGACGCCGCCGTCGAGGCGGTGCTCGGTCAGCTCGGCTGA
- the fdhD gene encoding formate dehydrogenase accessory sulfurtransferase FdhD, translating into MGRMTSRRPVLRVRDGACATRPDTLTVEEPLEIRVGGQALSITMRTPGDDFDLAAGFLVGEGVVRAAADIRSIRYCAGATADGSNTYNVLDVALAAGVAPPDASVERNFYTTSSCGLCGKASLDAVRTTVTWPIAADPFTADPATLAGLPEELRAAQRVFDRTGGLHAAGLFDADGKLRCLREDVGRHNAVDKVVGWATRGGEVPLSGTALMVSGRASFELVQKAAMAGIPLLAAVSAPSSLAVDLAAELGLTLVGFLRGTSMNVYTRPDRLGLQPS; encoded by the coding sequence GTGGGGCGGATGACCAGCAGGCGCCCGGTCTTGCGCGTCCGCGACGGCGCGTGCGCGACGCGGCCGGACACGCTCACCGTCGAGGAGCCGCTCGAGATCCGGGTCGGCGGCCAGGCGCTGTCGATCACGATGCGGACCCCGGGCGACGACTTCGACCTGGCCGCGGGCTTCCTGGTCGGCGAAGGGGTGGTCCGCGCGGCCGCCGACATCCGGTCGATCCGCTACTGCGCCGGCGCGACGGCCGACGGGAGCAACACCTACAACGTCCTCGACGTGGCGCTGGCCGCGGGCGTGGCCCCGCCGGACGCTTCGGTGGAGCGGAACTTCTACACGACTTCGTCGTGCGGGCTGTGCGGTAAGGCGAGTTTGGACGCGGTCCGCACTACGGTCACCTGGCCCATCGCGGCGGACCCGTTCACGGCGGACCCGGCGACGCTGGCCGGTCTGCCGGAAGAACTCCGCGCGGCGCAACGGGTTTTCGACCGCACGGGTGGCCTGCACGCGGCGGGCTTGTTCGACGCGGACGGGAAGCTGCGCTGCCTGCGCGAGGACGTCGGCCGCCACAACGCGGTGGACAAGGTCGTCGGCTGGGCCACCCGCGGCGGTGAGGTGCCGCTGTCGGGCACGGCGCTGATGGTGAGCGGCCGGGCGTCGTTCGAGCTCGTGCAGAAGGCGGCGATGGCGGGAATCCCGTTGCTGGCCGCGGTTTCGGCGCCTTCGTCGCTGGCGGTGGACCTCGCGGCGGAGCTGGGGCTGACGCTGGTGGGGTTCCTGCGGGGCACGTCCATGAACGTCTACACGCGACCGGACCGCCTGGGCCTTCAGCCGAGCTGA
- a CDS encoding OFA family MFS transporter encodes MAEIRELRDVYGRRYRVGESDRELLGRSRTWVTWLAAAAMLAAGVQQYGFGAIVPALSQAHGWTFGGIALSFAVWAICQAGVAFPAAWLRERGVLPAPAAMAAGAVLCAAGLVTLGHAGSLLTVFFGYSVLGGLGTGLVYATCVGAVLAWFPERTGARAGIVSGAFAFGSVPFVVLAAALPTARAVLLDVTAALVLVVIAGCGAVLRYPPRHWWPATPEPRAWALDRAHNRRPAVRHYRPAELLRCAATRALYLVVVLAAAVLLFDLAYLATFVAERSGPGLAAAAVAVLAAATGGGRVLIGRLADRLGRHRILRFALVAGGLAQFVLFTSGEHRYAAGLLLGAALAGLGNGCCYTLLVGLVREYFGEESVAQNFGVLYSAKAAGAVVGIGLAALVVASHGFAGAFAVAGVLSLAAGALSGRLTQPGRPESLLPAA; translated from the coding sequence ATGGCCGAGATCCGCGAACTCCGGGACGTCTACGGCCGGCGGTATCGCGTCGGCGAGTCCGACCGGGAGCTGCTCGGCAGGTCGCGGACGTGGGTCACCTGGCTGGCGGCCGCGGCCATGCTCGCCGCCGGGGTGCAGCAGTACGGCTTCGGCGCGATCGTCCCGGCGCTGAGCCAGGCGCACGGCTGGACGTTCGGCGGGATCGCGCTGTCCTTCGCGGTGTGGGCGATCTGCCAGGCCGGGGTCGCTTTCCCGGCGGCGTGGCTGCGGGAACGCGGGGTGCTGCCCGCGCCGGCCGCGATGGCCGCCGGCGCGGTCCTGTGCGCCGCCGGACTCGTGACGCTCGGCCACGCGGGCAGCCTGCTCACCGTGTTCTTCGGCTATTCCGTGCTCGGCGGGCTCGGCACCGGTCTGGTGTACGCGACGTGCGTCGGCGCGGTGCTCGCGTGGTTCCCGGAGCGGACCGGCGCCCGCGCGGGCATCGTGAGCGGTGCTTTCGCGTTCGGGAGCGTGCCGTTCGTCGTCCTCGCCGCCGCGCTGCCCACTGCGAGAGCAGTGCTCTTGGACGTGACCGCCGCTCTCGTGCTCGTCGTGATCGCCGGCTGCGGTGCGGTGCTGCGGTACCCGCCGCGGCACTGGTGGCCCGCCACGCCGGAGCCGCGTGCCTGGGCTTTGGACCGGGCGCACAACCGGCGGCCGGCCGTCCGGCACTACCGGCCGGCGGAACTCCTCCGGTGCGCCGCGACCCGCGCGTTGTACCTCGTGGTCGTGCTCGCCGCCGCCGTGCTGCTGTTCGACCTGGCGTACCTGGCCACGTTCGTCGCCGAACGCAGCGGACCCGGGCTCGCGGCAGCCGCGGTGGCGGTGCTTGCCGCGGCGACCGGCGGCGGCCGCGTCCTCATCGGGCGGCTGGCCGACCGGCTCGGCCGCCACCGGATCCTGCGCTTCGCGCTCGTCGCGGGCGGGCTCGCGCAGTTCGTGCTGTTCACTTCGGGCGAGCACCGGTACGCGGCCGGCCTGCTGCTGGGCGCCGCGCTGGCCGGACTCGGCAACGGGTGCTGCTACACGCTGCTGGTCGGCCTGGTGCGCGAGTACTTCGGCGAGGAGTCGGTCGCGCAGAACTTCGGCGTTCTCTACAGCGCGAAGGCGGCCGGTGCCGTGGTCGGGATCGGGCTGGCCGCGCTCGTGGTGGCGTCGCACGGGTTCGCCGGCGCGTTCGCCGTGGCCGGCGTGCTGAGCCTGGCGGCCGGGGCGCTGTCGGGGCGGCTGACCCAGCCGGGCCGTCCCGAGTCGCTGTTGCCGGCGGCCTGA